DNA from Pseudomonas mendocina:
CACTACCCCGCGGGTTGCTCGATCCAATTCAAAAACGTGCTGGCTGACGAGCCGGTGCGAACAATAAGGAATACAAGCATGCAGCGCTCAATTGCCACCGTTTCCCTTAGCGGTACCCTGCCCGAGAAACTCGAAGCCATCGCCGCGGCCGGTTTCGACGGCGTGGAAATCTTCGAGAACGATCTGCTCTATTACGACGGCAGCCCTACCGAGATTCGCAAGCGCTGCGCCGACCTTGGCATCGCCATCACCCTGTTCCAGCCGTTCCGCGACTTCGAAGGCTGCCGCCGCGACCGCCTGCAGCGCAATATCGACCGCGCCGAGCGCAAGTTCGATCTGATGCAGGAACTGGGCACCGACCTGGTGCTGGTGTGCAGCAACGTCGCTGCCGACTCGCTGGGCGACGAGGAAATTCTTGTCGACGACCTGCGCCTGCTGGGCGAACGCGCCGGTGCGCGCGGCCTGCGTATCGGTTACGAAGCGCTGGCCTGGGGCCGTCACGTCAACACCTATCAGCAGGTGTGGAACCTGGTACGTCAGGCTGACCACCCGGCTGTCGGGGTGATTCTCGACAGTTTCCATACCTTGTCGCTCAAGGGCGACCCGAGTGCCATCGCCGAGATTCCTGGCGACAAGATCTTCTTCGTGCAAATGGCCGATGCGCCGATTTTGGCCATGGACGTGCTGGAGTGGAGTCGCCATTTCCGCTGCTTCCCGGGGCAGGGCGAGTTCGACCTGGCCGGTTTCCTCGCGCCTATCCTGCGCACCGGCTATCGCGGGCCGCTATCGCTGGAAATCTTCAACGACGGCTTCCGCGCCGCGCCACCACGGCAGAACGCTGCCGACGGTTTGCGTTCGTTGCTCTATCTGGAAGAGAAAACCCACAAGCGCCTGCAGAAAGAGGGGCATGCGATCGAGCCGGGCGTGCTGTTCACCCCGCCTGCGGCGCATCCCTACGGTGGCATCGAGTTCCTTGAATTCGCTGTCGATGAGGCGGTTGGTGCACGCCTGGCCGGTTGGCTGGAGCGTCTGGGCTT
Protein-coding regions in this window:
- the quiC gene encoding 3-dehydroshikimate dehydratase QuiC — translated: MQRSIATVSLSGTLPEKLEAIAAAGFDGVEIFENDLLYYDGSPTEIRKRCADLGIAITLFQPFRDFEGCRRDRLQRNIDRAERKFDLMQELGTDLVLVCSNVAADSLGDEEILVDDLRLLGERAGARGLRIGYEALAWGRHVNTYQQVWNLVRQADHPAVGVILDSFHTLSLKGDPSAIAEIPGDKIFFVQMADAPILAMDVLEWSRHFRCFPGQGEFDLAGFLAPILRTGYRGPLSLEIFNDGFRAAPPRQNAADGLRSLLYLEEKTHKRLQKEGHAIEPGVLFTPPAAHPYGGIEFLEFAVDEAVGARLAGWLERLGFAHAGQHRSKDVSLLRQGDINIVLNAEPYSFAHNFFASHGPSLCATALRVKDGADALQRACDYRGQPYRGLVGPNEREVPAVRAPDGSLIYLVEQAGEGQTIYDTDFSLNPAATATGSLQRIDHMALALPADSLDSWVLFYKSLLDFEADDEVVLPDPYGLVKSRAIRSRCSSIRLPLNISENRNTAIAHALSSYQGSGVHHIAFSCEDIFAEVARAKEAGVPLLEIPLNYYDDLAARFDFDDEFLSELAYYNVLYDRDAQGGELFHVYTEPFEERFFFEIIQRKNGYVGYGAANVAVRLAAMAKARTGSVKKPRL